The following are from one region of the Cyanobium gracile PCC 6307 genome:
- the petN gene encoding cytochrome b6-f complex subunit PetN yields the protein MLITLGWSALAAIFTFSIAMVVWGRNGDNSIGF from the coding sequence ATGTTGATCACCCTTGGTTGGTCCGCCCTTGCGGCCATCTTCACTTTCTCGATCGCCATGGTGGTGTGGGGCCGCAACGGTGACAACAGCATCGGTTTCTGA